A region of Caldisericum sp. DNA encodes the following proteins:
- a CDS encoding 4Fe-4S dicluster domain-containing protein has product MGVTESQATSKKAYVEKDLCVGCGVCANVCRTGAISIVNRVAEVDINKCIGCGDCVNVCPRNAIALRSIEEL; this is encoded by the coding sequence ATGGGTGTAACTGAGTCTCAAGCAACCTCAAAAAAGGCGTATGTTGAAAAAGATCTATGCGTTGGCTGTGGTGTGTGCGCAAATGTTTGTAGAACCGGCGCTATAAGCATAGTTAATCGGGTTGCAGAGGTTGATATCAATAAGTGTATCGGTTGTGGCGACTGTGTGAATGTATGCCCAAGGAATGCAATCGCTTTGAGGAGCATTGAGGAACTATGA
- a CDS encoding ATP-binding protein, translating into MIISVASGKGGTGKTLVSTNLALSLEDKEIQFLDCDVEEPNAFLFIKPQIDNVMEVEMPVPEVNEELCTHCKKCAEFCEFSAILVSPKKVQIFPELCHSCGGCVLVCPVHAMKERPFRIGSLKTGKIGNIDFVYGELEVSKPLAVPIIREVKRKTNKDKLVIIDSPPGASDPVIASVSGSDFTILVTEPTPFGLHDLKIAVDVLEQLKIPFGVVVNRANLGDRRVYDFCKEKNIPILLEIPFDRKIAELYSKAVPFIKVFEMWKDKFRKLYEDIERIVEK; encoded by the coding sequence ATGATAATTTCTGTTGCAAGCGGTAAAGGTGGCACGGGCAAAACTCTTGTATCAACAAACCTTGCTTTATCTTTGGAAGATAAGGAAATCCAGTTTCTTGATTGTGATGTCGAAGAGCCTAATGCCTTCCTGTTTATAAAGCCCCAGATAGATAATGTTATGGAAGTAGAGATGCCCGTTCCCGAGGTTAATGAGGAATTATGTACGCACTGCAAAAAATGCGCAGAATTTTGCGAATTTAGTGCTATCCTTGTGTCTCCGAAAAAGGTGCAAATTTTTCCTGAGTTGTGCCATAGTTGTGGCGGTTGTGTCCTTGTGTGTCCTGTGCATGCAATGAAAGAAAGACCCTTTAGAATTGGAAGTTTGAAAACGGGTAAGATAGGAAACATTGATTTTGTATATGGTGAACTCGAGGTTTCAAAGCCTCTTGCAGTCCCTATTATAAGGGAGGTAAAAAGGAAGACCAACAAAGATAAGTTGGTGATTATCGATTCACCGCCGGGTGCATCAGACCCGGTCATTGCATCTGTTTCGGGAAGTGATTTTACGATTCTTGTTACAGAGCCTACTCCTTTTGGTCTTCATGACCTTAAGATTGCAGTGGATGTATTAGAGCAACTTAAAATACCTTTTGGCGTCGTTGTGAATAGAGCAAATCTCGGAGATAGAAGAGTTTACGATTTTTGCAAGGAAAAGAATATTCCGATACTGCTTGAGATTCCCTTTGACAGAAAAATTGCCGAACTTTATTCTAAGGCAGTTCCCTTTATAAAAGTTTTTGAGATGTGGAAGGATAAGTTTAGAAAACTTTATGAGGATATCGAAAGGATTGTGGAAAAATGA